In one Solanum lycopersicum chromosome 11, SLM_r2.1 genomic region, the following are encoded:
- the LOC138339473 gene encoding uncharacterized protein: MTFARLLAQIIRLKAQFPDFTIQTIRLDNSVYPTLGGEHKQLEKEIYWNLSSLSHLDPRTNQCEQEVQRIIYLYNIANQLPDSFTNLRRITKLHIPVANAPDRVDVPARQIVKANDSRPHLKRVRPIGSKDKNPRKRKGINDQDDHGLKEISEDETQVKTHDEISEEVKTS; encoded by the exons ATGACTTTTGCGAGATTGTTggctcaaataataagattgaaagCACAATTTCCAGACTTTACAATACAGACAATCCGTCTAGATAATTCTG TATACCCAACATTAGGGGGTGAACATAAGCAGTTGGAAAAAGAGATATATTGGAATTTATCATCTCTATCTCATCTAGATCCTCGAACAAATCAATGTGAGCAAGAagttcaaagaataatttatttatacaatattgCGAATCAGCTGCCAGATTCTTTTACTAATCTTCGAAGGATTACTAAATTGCATATTCCAGTTGCTAATGCTCCAGATCGAGTTGATGTCCCTGCGAGACAAATAGTTAAAGCAAATGATTCTAGACCACATTTGAAACGTGTTAGACCAATTGgttccaaggataaaaatcctcgaaagagaaaaggaataaatgatcaAGATGATCATGGGTTGAAAGAAATTTCTGAAGATGAGACCCAAGTCAAAACACATGATGAAATATCCGAGGAGGTTAAAACTTCTTAA